A window of the Lactuca sativa cultivar Salinas chromosome 5, Lsat_Salinas_v11, whole genome shotgun sequence genome harbors these coding sequences:
- the LOC111885035 gene encoding uncharacterized protein LOC111885035, with translation MDSGNSGSLQSSSGAEEECDSRAAVHDSGFIITHHHQPHPPPPPFNHYMFDQNQINNPLMFTLSPQHQPHNLDSAIWSKTLPSFSDHQFFPSSSQTAAHTVPFSPVTTSNTEPITTSIPPPPARNPKKRSRASRRAPTTVLTTDTSNFRAMVQEFTGIPAPPFTSSSPMFPRLSTSFDLFGRSSPMMRSNTNNFDNQPQLPPYLLHPFPQKLQSSSSSISSLLDSSNLLNTMQNTISFPSNPLNQSSYLNQKTTQNDVSSNGFGVIGQTQIDGLHTTLPDLVSTTGTAPTSSTTKARNSDQMASGNWNGDANYSNEKAADHLGAGMKNDQGFIEPWVCSSD, from the coding sequence ATGGATTCAGGAAATAGTGGGAGCTTACAGTCATCGAGTGGTGCTGAAGAGGAGTGCGATTCACGCGCCGCCGTTCATGATTCTGGTTTCATCATCACCCATCATCACCAAcctcacccaccaccaccacctttcaACCACTATATGTTTGATCAGAATCAGATCAACAACCCCTTGATGTTTACGCTGTCCCCACAACATCAACCTCATAATCTTGACTCTGCCATCTGGTCCAAAACCCTACCTTCTTTCTCCGACCACCAGTTCTTCCCTTCATCGTCTCAGACCGCCGCCCATACTGTACCATTCTCTCCGGTTACGACGTCAAACACTGAGCCGATAACGACTTCAATCCCTCCTCCCCCGGCTCGCAACCCAAAGAAACGATCAAGAGCGTCAAGGAGAGCACCGACTACTGTGTTGACTACAGACACTAGTAATTTTAGAGCCATGGTTCAAGAATTCACCGGCATCCCTGCACCACCCTTTACATCATCGTCGCCGATGTTCCCGAGGTTGTCGACAAGTTTTGATCTTTTTGGTAGATCCTCCCCCATGATGAGATCCAACACCAACAACTTTGATAACCAACCTCAACTACCTCCTTACCTTTTGCACCCATTCCCACAAAAACTCCAGTCTTCATCATCTTCGATCTCTTCATTGTTGGACTCATCTAATCTGCTCAACACCATGCAAAACACAATCTCCTTTCCTTCTAATCCTCTAAACCAATCTTCATATCTGAACCAGAAAACCACACAAAACGATGTATCTTCAAATGGGTTTGGTGTGATCGGGCAAACCCAGATTGATGGACTCCACACCACTCTACCAGACCTTGTTTCAACCACAGGAACTGCACCCACATCCTCAACCACCAAAGCAAGAAACAGCGACCAGATGGCGTCGGGAAACTGGAATGGCGACGCTAACTACAGCAATGAAAAAGCGGCGGATCATCTTGGTGCTGGTATGAAAAATGATcaagggtttattgaaccctggGTTTGTTCTTCAGATTAA